Proteins from a single region of Verrucosispora sp. NA02020:
- a CDS encoding histidine triad nucleotide-binding protein, with product MSTPDCLFCRIVAGEIPATVVRETPTTLAFRDIDPKAPVHVLVIPKEHYADVATLAAGDPALAGEVLATAAAVAEDEGLLGDGFRLMFNTGAYGGQEVFHVHAHLLGGAPLGPMLARSVA from the coding sequence GTGAGTACTCCTGACTGCCTGTTCTGCCGGATCGTCGCCGGGGAGATCCCGGCCACCGTGGTCCGCGAGACCCCCACCACGCTCGCCTTCCGCGACATCGACCCGAAGGCGCCGGTGCACGTCCTCGTCATCCCCAAGGAGCACTACGCCGACGTGGCCACCCTGGCCGCCGGCGATCCGGCGCTGGCCGGTGAGGTGCTGGCCACGGCCGCCGCGGTGGCCGAGGACGAGGGGCTGCTCGGGGACGGCTTCCGGCTGATGTTCAACACCGGGGCGTACGGCGGTCAGGAGGTCTTCCACGTGCACGCGCACCTGTTGGGTGGTGCGCCGCTCGGGCCGATGCTGGCCCGGAGCGTGGCGTGA
- a CDS encoding 16S rRNA (uracil(1498)-N(3))-methyltransferase, with amino-acid sequence MSAPLFLVESLPTTDSTVLDGPEGHHAATVQRLRVGEELLLADGRGGTAEAVVTAVGRGTLDLDITARGYVDAAHPRLVVVQGIAKGDRGELAVQAMTETGVDEIVPWAASRSVVQWRGERGVRARAKWVATAREAAKQARRAWLPVVAGAPDESGTSVARRIAGAAAGYVLHEEASDRLTTVELPDRGEIVLVVGPEGGITPAELAAFQEAGARPVRLGPSVLRTSTAGVAALAVLATRLLRW; translated from the coding sequence GTGTCCGCTCCGCTCTTCCTGGTCGAGTCGCTGCCCACCACCGACTCGACGGTGCTCGACGGGCCGGAGGGCCACCACGCGGCCACCGTGCAGCGGCTCCGGGTCGGCGAGGAGCTGCTGCTCGCCGACGGTCGGGGCGGCACCGCCGAGGCGGTGGTCACCGCCGTCGGCCGGGGCACCCTCGACCTGGACATCACCGCTCGCGGGTACGTCGACGCGGCGCACCCGCGACTGGTGGTGGTGCAGGGCATCGCCAAGGGCGACCGGGGTGAGCTGGCCGTGCAGGCGATGACCGAGACGGGCGTGGACGAGATCGTCCCCTGGGCGGCGTCCCGCTCGGTGGTGCAGTGGCGCGGCGAACGAGGCGTCCGGGCCCGGGCCAAGTGGGTGGCGACCGCCCGGGAGGCGGCGAAGCAGGCCCGTCGGGCGTGGCTGCCGGTGGTCGCCGGTGCCCCGGACGAGTCCGGCACGTCGGTGGCCCGCCGGATCGCGGGGGCCGCCGCCGGCTATGTGCTGCACGAGGAGGCGAGCGACCGGCTGACCACCGTCGAGTTGCCCGACCGGGGCGAGATCGTGCTGGTGGTCGGCCCGGAAGGCGGCATCACTCCGGCCGAGCTGGCGGCCTTCCAGGAGGCCGGCGCGCGTCCGGTCCGGCTCGGCCCGTCGGTGCTGCGTACCTCCACGGCCGGGGTGGCCGCGCTGGCCGTGCTCGCCACCCGACTGCTGCGCTGGTGA
- a CDS encoding cytidine deaminase: MPESPAVPTALPAEAELSAEDGKLVILARGARGRVGAVEGAAVRDQDGRTYAAASVSLPSLTITALQLAVASAAAAGATRLEAAVVVTEASTLDGAGYAAVRDLAADAPVHLAAPDGTVLGTVTA; encoded by the coding sequence ATGCCTGAGTCACCCGCCGTGCCGACCGCCCTGCCCGCCGAGGCCGAACTGAGCGCCGAGGACGGCAAGCTGGTCATCCTCGCCCGAGGTGCCCGGGGTCGGGTGGGTGCCGTGGAGGGCGCGGCCGTCCGGGACCAGGACGGTCGCACGTACGCGGCGGCGAGCGTGTCGCTGCCCTCGTTGACGATCACCGCGCTCCAGTTGGCGGTCGCCTCGGCGGCTGCGGCGGGCGCCACGCGGCTGGAGGCCGCCGTGGTGGTGACCGAGGCGTCCACCCTGGACGGCGCCGGCTACGCGGCCGTACGCGACCTGGCCGCCGACGCCCCGGTGCACCTCGCCGCCCCCGACGGCACGGTCCTCGGCACGGTGACCGCATGA
- a CDS encoding serine hydrolase, with protein sequence MVREVQARGRVPAVAAAVHRADRPLWTCVVGGTGNDTALDEDTRFRIGSVTKTFTAVLTLQCRDDGLLDLDDPLDRHLDLPAHGELTVRRLLSHTAGLQREPYGDVWDTLRAPDADRLVAELARAERVLPPGRRYHYSNLGMALLGRLVGRVRGGTWAEVLTERVLTPLGLTATTVDPGPRAATGFLVDAYSDEARPEPPTDFGAVGPAAQLWSTAGDMARWAAFLADPGALDPTGGVLAPATLEEMRWPVTVTDETTWSGGFGLGLILVPQGQRVVHVGHDGAMPGFLAGVYGRRGGEGAPAAFGAAVLGSSGTAVDLLELPHRLLAAAVEHDPADIVPWRPGTPAPEHLRGLLGRWWGEGFEYVFGWHDGALQARGAGDPTERPPAVFAPVPEQPDVFRTVSGREVGELLRLTRDSAGEVVRMHWATYRFTRRQETFDGYDFRADG encoded by the coding sequence ATGGTCCGGGAGGTCCAGGCGCGGGGACGGGTGCCGGCCGTGGCGGCGGCGGTGCACCGGGCGGACCGCCCGCTGTGGACGTGCGTGGTCGGCGGCACCGGCAACGACACCGCGCTGGACGAGGACACCCGGTTCCGGATCGGGTCGGTGACCAAGACGTTCACCGCCGTGCTCACCCTCCAGTGCCGCGACGACGGCCTGCTCGACCTCGACGACCCGCTGGACCGGCACCTGGACCTGCCGGCGCACGGCGAGCTGACCGTGCGCCGGTTGCTGTCGCACACCGCCGGCCTGCAACGGGAGCCGTACGGCGACGTCTGGGACACGTTGCGGGCGCCGGACGCCGACCGGCTGGTCGCCGAGCTGGCCCGGGCGGAGCGGGTGCTGCCGCCGGGTCGCCGCTACCACTACTCGAACCTGGGCATGGCGCTGCTGGGCCGGCTGGTCGGCCGGGTGCGGGGCGGGACCTGGGCCGAGGTGCTGACCGAGCGGGTACTCACTCCGCTGGGGCTGACCGCGACCACCGTCGACCCGGGGCCCCGCGCGGCGACCGGGTTCCTGGTGGACGCGTACTCCGACGAGGCGCGCCCGGAGCCGCCGACCGACTTCGGCGCGGTCGGGCCGGCCGCGCAGCTGTGGAGCACCGCCGGTGACATGGCCCGGTGGGCCGCGTTCCTGGCCGACCCGGGGGCGCTGGACCCGACCGGCGGGGTGCTCGCGCCGGCCACGCTGGAGGAGATGCGCTGGCCGGTGACGGTCACCGACGAGACGACGTGGTCGGGTGGCTTCGGCCTGGGCCTGATCCTGGTGCCGCAGGGACAGCGGGTGGTGCACGTCGGGCACGACGGGGCGATGCCCGGGTTCCTGGCCGGGGTGTACGGCCGGCGGGGCGGCGAGGGGGCGCCCGCCGCGTTCGGCGCCGCCGTGCTGGGTTCCTCCGGTACCGCCGTGGACCTGCTGGAACTGCCGCACCGGCTGCTCGCCGCCGCGGTCGAGCACGACCCGGCCGACATCGTGCCGTGGCGGCCGGGCACGCCGGCCCCGGAGCACCTGCGAGGGCTGCTCGGCCGCTGGTGGGGCGAGGGTTTCGAGTACGTCTTCGGCTGGCACGACGGTGCCCTGCAAGCGCGGGGCGCCGGTGACCCGACGGAGAGGCCGCCGGCGGTCTTCGCGCCGGTGCCGGAGCAGCCGGACGTGTTCCGGACGGTCTCCGGCCGGGAGGTCGGCGAACTGCTCCGGCTGACCCGGGACTCCGCCGGCGAGGTGGTCCGGATGCACTGGGCGACCTACCGGTTCACCCGACGGCAGGAGACCTTCGACGGGTACGACTTCCGGGCCGACGGCTGA
- the dnaJ gene encoding molecular chaperone DnaJ: MARDYYGILGVSRGASDDEIKRAYRKLARQFHPDVNPDPEAQEKFKDINAAYEVLSDDRKRQIVDLGGDPLAPGGGGAGGPGGPGGAGPFVGFQDIMDAFFGGATGAGRGPRPRTRPGADAILRLELDLQETAFGVEAPITVDTAVLCTTCTGAGTAAGTHLATCEACGGRGEVQSVQRTFLGQVVSARPCTVCQGYGTTIPHPCPTCAGDGRVRTRRSLTVKIPAGVEDGMRIRLAQQGEVGPGGGTAGDLYVEIHERPHDVFSRKGDDLHCRVTVPMTAAALGTRLTIKTLDSEEPVDVKPGTQPGSTLRLRARGVPHLRGAGRGDLYVHLDVRTPTKLDADQERMLREFAVTRGEEVAELSKQGGFFSRMRDAFNGHA; encoded by the coding sequence GTGGCCAGGGACTACTACGGCATTCTCGGCGTGAGCCGAGGGGCCTCCGACGACGAGATCAAGCGCGCCTACCGCAAGCTGGCGCGCCAGTTCCACCCGGACGTGAATCCGGACCCGGAGGCCCAGGAGAAGTTCAAGGACATCAACGCCGCGTACGAGGTGTTGTCCGACGACCGGAAACGGCAGATCGTCGACCTCGGTGGCGACCCGCTCGCCCCGGGCGGCGGCGGTGCCGGTGGGCCGGGCGGCCCCGGTGGCGCCGGACCCTTCGTCGGCTTCCAGGACATCATGGACGCCTTCTTCGGCGGGGCCACCGGCGCCGGGCGTGGCCCGCGACCGCGTACCCGGCCCGGGGCCGACGCGATCCTGCGGCTCGAACTGGACCTGCAGGAGACCGCCTTCGGGGTCGAGGCACCGATCACGGTCGACACCGCCGTGCTCTGCACCACCTGCACCGGGGCCGGTACCGCCGCCGGCACCCACCTGGCCACCTGCGAGGCGTGCGGTGGTCGGGGCGAGGTGCAGTCGGTGCAGCGCACCTTCCTCGGCCAGGTGGTCTCCGCCCGGCCGTGCACGGTCTGCCAGGGCTACGGCACGACCATCCCGCACCCCTGCCCCACCTGCGCCGGTGACGGCCGGGTCCGCACCCGCCGCTCGCTGACCGTGAAGATCCCGGCCGGCGTCGAGGACGGGATGCGGATCCGCCTGGCGCAGCAGGGCGAGGTCGGCCCGGGTGGCGGCACCGCCGGTGACCTCTACGTGGAGATCCACGAGCGGCCGCACGACGTCTTCTCCCGCAAGGGCGACGACCTGCACTGCCGGGTCACCGTGCCGATGACCGCCGCCGCGCTCGGCACCCGGCTGACCATCAAGACGCTGGACAGCGAGGAGCCGGTCGACGTGAAGCCGGGCACCCAGCCGGGCAGCACGCTGCGGCTACGGGCCAGGGGCGTACCGCACCTGCGCGGTGCCGGTCGGGGCGACCTCTACGTCCACCTCGACGTGCGTACCCCGACCAAGCTCGACGCCGACCAGGAGCGGATGTTGCGGGAGTTCGCCGTGACCCGGGGCGAGGAGGTCGCCGAGCTCAGCAAGCAGGGCGGGTTCTTCTCCCGGATGCGCGACGCCTTCAACGGCCACGCCTGA
- the ybeY gene encoding rRNA maturation RNase YbeY, with translation MSIEIANESGVEVDTDAVLAVARHALDEMGVNPLAELSVLLVDIDYMTELNHRWMGGDGPTDVLAFPMDEGSVDHGPGENAAAGGEPALLGDIVLCPEVAAKQAATAGHGAADELHLLTVHGVLHLLGYDHAEPEEEREMFGLQARLLSSWRSTRSR, from the coding sequence TTGTCCATCGAGATCGCCAACGAGTCCGGTGTCGAGGTCGACACCGACGCCGTGCTCGCCGTCGCCCGGCACGCGCTCGACGAGATGGGGGTCAACCCCCTCGCCGAACTCTCCGTGCTGCTGGTCGACATCGACTACATGACCGAGCTGAACCATCGCTGGATGGGCGGCGACGGTCCGACCGACGTGCTCGCGTTCCCCATGGACGAGGGCAGTGTCGACCACGGGCCGGGGGAGAACGCCGCCGCCGGTGGCGAGCCGGCCCTGCTCGGTGACATCGTGCTCTGCCCGGAGGTGGCGGCGAAACAGGCCGCGACCGCCGGGCACGGTGCCGCCGACGAGCTGCACCTGCTCACCGTGCACGGCGTGCTGCACCTGCTCGGCTACGACCACGCGGAGCCGGAGGAGGAGCGGGAGATGTTCGGGCTCCAGGCCCGGCTGCTGTCCAGCTGGCGGTCGACCCGCTCCCGGTGA
- the era gene encoding GTPase Era yields the protein MSARDAGPGERDYRAGFACFVGRPNAGKSTLTNAIVGQKIAITSNKPQTTRHVIRAVLHRPDAQLVLVDTPGLHRPRTLLGERLNDLVRQTWSEVDVIGLCIPADEPVGRGDRFITGELAELKATVLAVVTKTDLVDKKRLAEQLLAVSELGEFAAVVPVSAVSGHQVDTLVEVMTGYLPESPQLYPDDMLTEDPEQVLVAELIREAALEGVRDELPHSIAVVVEEMFPEGRLMKIFADVYVERSSQKAIVIGHRGARLKAVGTAARRQIEELLGSRVYLDLHVRVAKDWQRDPKQLRKLGF from the coding sequence ATGAGCGCGAGGGACGCCGGTCCGGGCGAGCGGGACTACCGGGCCGGGTTCGCGTGTTTCGTGGGGCGGCCGAACGCCGGCAAGTCCACGTTGACCAACGCGATCGTCGGCCAGAAGATCGCCATCACCTCGAACAAGCCGCAGACCACCCGGCACGTCATCCGCGCGGTGCTGCACCGGCCGGACGCGCAGCTGGTGCTGGTCGACACGCCGGGTCTGCACCGACCCCGGACGTTGCTGGGGGAGCGGCTCAACGATCTGGTGCGGCAGACCTGGAGCGAGGTCGACGTGATCGGCCTGTGCATCCCGGCGGACGAGCCGGTCGGTCGTGGTGACCGGTTCATCACCGGGGAGTTGGCCGAGTTGAAGGCGACCGTGCTGGCGGTGGTCACCAAGACCGACCTGGTCGACAAGAAGCGGCTGGCCGAGCAGTTGCTGGCTGTCAGCGAGCTGGGCGAGTTCGCGGCGGTGGTGCCGGTCAGCGCGGTCTCCGGACACCAGGTGGACACCCTGGTCGAGGTGATGACGGGGTATCTCCCCGAGTCTCCCCAGCTCTATCCGGACGACATGCTCACCGAGGACCCGGAGCAGGTGCTGGTCGCCGAGCTGATCCGGGAGGCGGCACTGGAGGGCGTACGCGACGAGCTGCCGCACTCCATCGCCGTGGTGGTCGAGGAGATGTTCCCCGAGGGCCGTCTGATGAAGATCTTCGCCGACGTGTACGTCGAGCGGTCGAGCCAGAAGGCGATCGTGATCGGGCACCGTGGCGCTCGGCTGAAGGCGGTGGGCACTGCGGCCCGGCGGCAGATCGAGGAGCTGTTGGGCAGCCGCGTCTATCTCGACCTGCACGTCCGGGTGGCCAAGGACTGGCAGCGCGATCCGAAGCAGTTGCGCAAGCTCGGTTTCTGA
- a CDS encoding hemolysin family protein — MAVDPLPVMDTVLAAPATGLPDLQLLVFAAGLVVLAGLIAMTEAALAAVSPARAAELARDGARGARTLQAVAGDVVRHLNLLLLLRLLAELTATTLVALVAVDTFGAGWRAALVTAGAMTVVSFVVVGVGPRTLGRQHAYAVGRSAAPLVRWLGRVLNPLASLLILIGNAVTPGRGFREGPFATQVELRELVDLAEQRGVVEHGERQMIHSVFALGDTIAREVMVPRTEMVWIESGKNLSQALVLFLRSGFSRIPVIGESVDDVLGILYLKDLIRRTQGGAAEDRQLPVAELMRPATFVPESKPVDDLLSEMQAARNHLVIVVDEYGGTGGLVTIEDILEEIVGEITDEYDVERPPIEQLPDGAVRVTARLPVEALGELFDTELPHDEVETVGGLLAQSLGRVPIPGAEAEVSGLRLIAEGTTGRRNRIDTVLVHRVEPSDTQENPGGEATASRGDTDRSEERLPADA; from the coding sequence CTGGCGGTCGACCCGCTCCCGGTGATGGACACTGTGCTGGCCGCGCCCGCCACCGGCCTACCCGATCTGCAACTGCTCGTCTTCGCGGCCGGGCTGGTGGTGCTCGCCGGCCTGATCGCGATGACCGAGGCCGCCCTGGCCGCGGTCTCCCCGGCCCGCGCCGCCGAACTGGCCCGTGACGGAGCCCGGGGAGCCCGTACGCTCCAGGCGGTCGCAGGTGACGTGGTCCGGCACCTCAACCTCCTGCTGCTGCTCCGGCTGCTCGCCGAGCTGACCGCCACCACGCTGGTGGCGCTGGTCGCGGTGGACACCTTCGGCGCGGGCTGGCGGGCGGCACTGGTCACCGCCGGGGCGATGACCGTGGTCAGCTTCGTGGTGGTCGGCGTCGGTCCGCGTACCCTCGGCCGGCAGCACGCGTACGCGGTGGGTCGCTCGGCCGCGCCGCTGGTGCGCTGGCTGGGCCGGGTGCTCAACCCGCTGGCGTCGCTGCTGATCCTGATCGGCAACGCGGTGACGCCCGGGCGCGGTTTCCGCGAGGGACCGTTCGCCACCCAGGTCGAGCTGCGTGAACTGGTCGACCTCGCGGAGCAGCGGGGCGTGGTGGAGCACGGCGAGCGGCAGATGATCCACTCGGTCTTCGCGCTCGGCGACACCATCGCCCGCGAGGTTATGGTGCCCCGGACCGAGATGGTGTGGATCGAGTCGGGCAAGAACCTGTCCCAGGCGCTCGTGTTGTTCCTACGCTCCGGGTTCTCCCGGATCCCGGTGATCGGCGAGAGCGTCGACGACGTGCTCGGCATCCTCTATCTCAAGGACCTGATCCGGCGTACCCAGGGCGGGGCCGCCGAGGACCGGCAGCTTCCGGTCGCCGAGCTGATGCGGCCGGCGACCTTCGTGCCGGAGTCCAAGCCCGTCGACGACCTGCTCTCCGAGATGCAGGCTGCCCGCAACCACCTGGTCATCGTGGTCGACGAGTACGGCGGCACCGGTGGTCTGGTCACCATCGAGGACATCCTCGAAGAGATCGTCGGGGAGATCACCGACGAGTACGACGTCGAGCGCCCGCCGATCGAGCAGTTGCCGGACGGCGCGGTGCGGGTCACCGCCCGGCTGCCGGTGGAGGCGCTCGGCGAGTTGTTCGACACCGAGCTGCCGCACGACGAGGTCGAGACGGTGGGCGGTCTGCTCGCCCAGTCTCTCGGCCGGGTGCCGATCCCCGGCGCCGAGGCGGAGGTGTCCGGCCTCCGGCTGATCGCCGAGGGCACCACCGGCCGCCGCAACCGGATCGACACGGTGCTGGTGCACCGGGTCGAGCCGTCCGACACGCAGGAGAACCCGGGTGGCGAGGCGACGGCCTCCCGGGGCGACACCGACCGATCCGAGGAGAGGCTGCCCGCCGATGCCTGA
- a CDS encoding SDR family NAD(P)-dependent oxidoreductase, with product MSGRAVLVTGGSRGIGRAVVTAFAASGDRVAIHHRDSADLAEALRAALPGDGHLVVRADLADPDAVRAMVDEAAERLGGLDVLVNNAGVFGPADPPHPVFESSYEQWQRRWRAILDTNLLGAANAAWCAAQHMRSGGGRIVNVSSRGAFRGEPANPAYGASKAGLNAMAQSLAVALAPYGIAVATVAPGFVATDMTNEHLKSPRGDAVRAQSPFDRVARPEEIAAAVHWLASPEAEWASGTIVDLNGASYLRT from the coding sequence ATGTCGGGGCGGGCGGTACTGGTCACGGGTGGGTCACGCGGCATCGGACGGGCGGTGGTCACGGCGTTCGCCGCCTCCGGCGACCGGGTGGCGATCCACCACCGCGACTCGGCAGACCTGGCCGAGGCGTTGCGGGCCGCGCTTCCCGGCGACGGCCATCTGGTGGTCCGCGCCGACCTGGCCGACCCCGACGCGGTACGGGCGATGGTGGACGAGGCGGCGGAACGACTCGGCGGGCTCGACGTACTCGTCAACAACGCCGGGGTGTTCGGCCCGGCCGATCCACCGCACCCGGTCTTCGAGAGCAGCTACGAGCAGTGGCAGAGACGGTGGCGCGCGATCCTCGACACCAACCTGCTCGGTGCCGCCAACGCCGCCTGGTGCGCGGCCCAGCACATGCGCTCGGGCGGCGGGCGCATCGTCAACGTCTCGTCGCGCGGCGCGTTCCGAGGCGAGCCTGCCAACCCGGCGTACGGGGCCAGCAAGGCCGGGCTCAACGCGATGGCCCAGTCGCTTGCGGTGGCCCTGGCGCCGTACGGCATCGCGGTCGCCACGGTCGCGCCCGGTTTCGTGGCGACCGACATGACCAACGAGCACCTGAAGTCGCCGCGCGGCGACGCGGTCCGGGCACAGAGCCCGTTCGACCGGGTGGCCCGCCCCGAGGAGATCGCGGCGGCGGTGCACTGGTTGGCCAGCCCCGAGGCGGAGTGGGCCTCCGGCACCATCGTGGACCTCAACGGCGCCTCCTACCTGCGCACCTAG